Proteins from one Ananas comosus cultivar F153 linkage group 5, ASM154086v1, whole genome shotgun sequence genomic window:
- the LOC109710102 gene encoding uncharacterized protein At2g34460, chloroplastic isoform X2 — protein sequence MLALRRIIIPYSTLAFPVVIKFSPPKMQAMATSSDAIELEEEKEGEEEKKKRNIFVAGSTGRTGRRIVEKLLSRGFAVRAGATDLDRAGSSLPQSPDLQLVRADVTEGADKLAQAIGGADAVVCATGFRRSWDLFAPWKVDNLGTVNLVEACRKAGAEQYVRKSGINYTIIRPGGLRDEPAAGNIIMEPEDTLYEGSISRDQVADVAVEALECPESFYKVVEIVARADTPNRSIKDLFSSIKQK from the exons atgctTGCTCTCCGTAGAATTATTATCCCTTACTCAACTCTCGCCTTCCCCGTTGTCATCAAATTTTCGCCTCCGAAGATGCAGGCTATGGCTACGAGCTCCGACGCGAtagagctcgaggaggagaaggagggggaggaggagaagaagaagaggaatatTTTTGTAGCGGGGTCGACGGGGCGGACTGGCAGGAGAATCGTGGAGAAGTTGCTGTCCAGAGGGTTTGCCGTCAGGGCGGGCGCCACCGACCTCGACAGGGCCGGAAGCAGCCTCCCTCAGAGCCCCGACCTGCAGCTC GTGAGGGCCGACGTCACGGAGGGGGCGGACAAGTTGGCCCAGGCGATTGGCGGCGCCGACGCCGTGGTTTGCGCTACAGGATTCAGGCGATCGTGGGATCTTTTTGCCCCCTGGAAG GTAGACAACCTCGGCACGGTGAACCTCGTGGAGGCATGTCGGAAAGCTGGG GCCGAGCAATACGTTAGAAAATCTGGTATTAATTACACAATTATACGACCCGGCGGCTTAAGGGACGAACCCGCTGCTGGAAATATAATCATGGAACCGGAG GATACGCTCTATGAAGGTTCAATATCCAGAGATCAGGTGGCAGATGTTGCAGTCGAAGCGTTGGAGTGCCCAGAGTCCTTCTACAAAGTTGTTGAGATTGTTGCACGTGCTGACACTCCAAATCGCTCAATCAAGGATTTATTCAGTTCTATCAAGCAAAAGTAA
- the LOC109710103 gene encoding transcription factor bHLH144-like, whose protein sequence is MQSDPRFFGGTTSPPPAGALYNNGVPAVAPGFDDSLVGRNYHDFPAPLNQVEFQPSETCPKNFVIFDQTYNKSRVMFHPSLAHKFGSPSFNVYGTHAHEAGKSTYRDNEYEEDYSTQYHKEDTEEIDALLSSEEGEEDDVVSTGRTPSYRSGSSPDSSCSSSNGRKAGKMKSTYSHNVPSGSGSNGSNSERKRERMKKMVRTLKGIIPGGDQMDTPAVLDEAVRYLKSLKVEVKKLGVHNSGS, encoded by the coding sequence ATGCAGAGTGACCCTAGATTCTTTGGTGGAACGACCTCTCCACCCCCTGCAGGAGCTCTTTACAATAACGGTGTCCCTGCAGTAGCCCCTGGCTTCGACGACTCTCTCGTAGGCAGGAATTATCATGACTTTCCTGCTCCGCTTAACCAAGTCGAGTTCCAGCCCTCCGAGACCTGCCCCAAGAACTTTGTAATCTTCGATCAGACGTACAACAAAAGCAGGGTCATGTTCCACCCTTCTTTGGCCCACAAATTTGGGTCCCCAAGCTTCAACGTCTACGGAACTCATGCCCATGAGGCGGGAAAAAGCACTTACAGAGACAACGAATACGAGGAAGATTACTCGACTCAGTACCACAAAGAGGATACGGAAGAGATTGATGCGTTGTTGAGTTCGGAAGAAGGGGAGGAAGACGATGTGGTGAGCACCGGAAGGACCCCGAGCTACCGTAGCGGCAGCTCGCCAGATTCGTCATGCTCGTCGTCAAACGGAAGGAAGGCTGGCAAGATGAAGTCCACTTATAGCCACAATGTTCCCTCCGGAAGCGGAAGCAATGGAAGCAACAGCGAGcgaaagagggagagaatgaaGAAGATGGTGAGAACACTTAAGGGAATTATCCCGGGTGGAGACCAGATGGATACCCCTGCCGTTCTCGACGAAGCTGTTCGGTACCTGAAATCACTCAAAGTAGAAGTAAAGAAACTCGGAGTGCACAACTCCGGCAGCTGA
- the LOC109710059 gene encoding vacuolar cation/proton exchanger 1a-like — protein MMLQSAATTVLSIRPLLVLLAQSSDCCWNPIKLIAGTIIFACKNRIDITFTQISMFVIPVTLIVAWIKGVQMDLDFDLLETASLVMSFLITASMLQDGNWHLMKGFLLLFSYVLIATCFFILKPLQS, from the exons AT GATGTTGCAGAGCGCAGCGACGACAGTGTTGTCGATACGCCCGCTGTTGGTTTTGCTAGCGCAGTCATCTGACTGTTGTTGGAATCCTATCAAACTCATTGCCGGTACAATCATCTTTGCTTGCAAGAACAGAATT GATATTACATTTACTCAAATCTCCATGTTTGTG ATTCCAGTAACTTTGATTGTGGCATGGATCAAGGGTGTCCAAATGGATCTTGACTTCGATCTCCTTGAAACTGCATCACTGGTTATGTCGTTTCTGATTACTGCCTCCATGCTTCAG GATGGGAATTGGCACCTCATGAAGGGATTTCTACTCTTGTTTTCGTATGTTCTCATCGCGACGTGCTTTTTCATTCTAAAACCTCTTCAG AGCTAG
- the LOC109710822 gene encoding C2 domain-containing protein At1g53590-like, translating to MNIMEVSIIHHITLVLALLWISISIGWSHPVLFFVALLYLYLVNERCTLRLQRRLQFEERKCANQRRLLSDTESVRWLNHAVEKIWPICLEKIASQQFLLPIIPWFLDKFKPWTARKAAIQNLYLGRNPPLFTDIRVLAQQADDDHLVLELGLNFMSAEDMSAILAVQLRKRLGFGITANMHVTGMHVEGKVLVGVKFLREWPFIGRVRVCFVEPPYFQMTVKPIFGHGLDVTELPGISGWLDKLLDVAFGQTLVEPNMLVVDVEKFASAPTGDWFTVNEKPPIAYVQLEIIEGANMKPSDLNGLADPYVKAHLGPYRFQTKIQRKTLTPKWLEEFKIPISSWEAQNLLVLQVRDKDPLFDDSLGNCCVDINDLRGGQRHDKWLPLNNIKMGRLHLAITVIEDEPEKVKKDLNGEEEEAAKPAESTTPKSSSTAETRNSNEYLGDGDQKMADEFEPIDIEGQEKTGVWVHRPGSDISQTWEPRKGRARYLESQLLRETNEGFKENPSSPASRSHLSDTSNEESLDGGKSHRHAKLKRGLGKLSSVFHRSPKKGSERESADVPLPTPPPNIRPLGEKRISVKLIVDEDIGGKNEGSKLENENERFSPEKDEGESPGRRHLKDKAKNMVKQAGKSAQSIKGVFNRKSSGKKKEQSLETDERDEADGSNLSNGTLKVDPLAVGDSSIDNPVQSPRELR from the exons ATGAATATAATGGAGGTGTCGATCATACACCACATCACGTTGGTTCTTGCCCTGTTGTGGATCTCCATTTCGATCGGATGGTCCCACCCCGTCCTTTTCTTCGTCGCCCTGTTGTATCTCTACTTG GTAAATGAGCGCTGCACACTGCGATTACAAAGGCGATTACAGTTCGAGGAAAGAAAATGTGCCAATCAAAGAAGG CTTCTCTCTGATACGGAATCTGTTCGATGGTTGAATCATGCGGTCGAGAAGATCTGGCCTATATGCCTTGAAAAGATTGCGTCTCAGCAGTTCCTTCTGCCCATCATACCATGGTTCTTGGACAAGTTCAAGCCTTGGACAGCT CGAAAAGCAGCTATTCAGAATCTTTACTTGGGTAGAAATCCACCTTTGTTTACAGATATAAGAGTCCTTGCTCAACAAGCAGATGATGACCATTTG GTTCTAGAATTGGGGTTGAATTTTATGTCAGCAGAAGACATGAGTGCAATACTCGCAGTGCAACTGCGGAAAAGATTAGGATTTGGCATTACAGCAAACATGCATGTAACTGGTATGCATGTTGAAGGAAAG GTACTTGTAGGTGTGAAGTTTCTCCGGGAATGGCCGTTTATCGGACGTGTCAGAGTATGCTTTGTTGAGCCTCCATATTTCCAGATGACAGTGAAGCCCATATTTGGTCATGGGCTTGATGTAACTGAACTTCCTGGAATCTCAGGATGGCTT GATAAACTGTTGGATGTCGCATTTGGGCAGACATTGGTTGAG ccCAACATGCTTGTTGTTGATGTGGAAAAATTTGCTTCAGCACCCACAG GGGACTGGTTCACTGTCAATGAGAAACCTCCTATCGCTTATGTACAACTGGAGATTATAGAAGGAGCTAACATGAAACCATCAGATTTAAATG GACTCGCTGATCCATATGTGAAAGCCCACCTTGGTCCTTACAGATTCCAGACGAAAATCCAGCGAAAAACATTAACTCCAAAGTGGCTGGAGGAATTTAAAATTCCTATCAGCTCATGGGAAGCACAAAATTTGCTTGTTCTCCAAGTTCGTGATAAAGACCCTCTATTCGATGACTCGCTCGG CAACTGTTGTGTGGACATCAACGACTTAAGGGGAGGACAAAGACATGACAAGTGGTTGCCATTGAATAATATTAAAATGGGAAGGCTTCACTTAGCAATAACTGTCATCGAAGATGAACCAGAAAAG GTGAAGAAAGATCTTAatggtgaggaagaagaagcagccaaGCCCGCTGAAAGCACAACGCCCAAATCGAGCTCTACTGCCGAAACCCGCAACAGCAATGAATACCTGGGTGATGGCGATCAGAAGATGGCAGACGAGTTTGAACCCATTGACATTGAGGGACAAGAAAAGACAGGAGTGTGGGTGCACCGGCCCGGCAGTGATATCTCCCAAACATGGGAACCTCGCAAAGGACGGGCCCGCTATCTGGAGTCCCAACTTCTTAGAGAGACAAATGAGGGGTTCAAAGAAAACCCTAGTTCACCTGCATCACGATCTCATCTTAGCGATACTAGTAACGAGGAGAGTTTGGATGGTGGTAAATCTCATCGGCATGCGAAACTAAAGAGAGGCCTTGGAAAACTAAGTTCAGTGTTTCACAGAAGTCCAAAAAAGGGAAGTGAAAGAGAGAGTGCTGACGTGCCGCTTCCAACTCCACCACCGAATATAAGGCCGCTTGGAGAGAAGCGGATATCAGTGAAGCTCATAGTGGATGAAGATATTGGAGGGAAAAATGAAGGGTCTAAACTGGAGAATGAAAACGAGCGCTTTAGTCCTGAAAAAGATGAGGGAGAAAGCCCGGGCAGACGTCATTTGAAGGACAAAGCAAAGAACATGGTTAAGCAGGCGGGAAAATCTGCTCAGAGCATAAAAGGTGTATTTAATAGAAAAAGCTCCGGCAAGAAGAAAGAACAATCATTGGAGACTGACGAGAGGGATGAGGCTGATGGATCTAACTTGTCGAACGGCACGTTAAAGGTTGATCCTCTTGCAGTAGGGGATTCTTCCATAGATAACCCAGTCCAGTCCCCCCGTGAGCTGCGCTAA
- the LOC109710101 gene encoding GDSL esterase/lipase At4g10955-like gives MLAHLSQHVGVDREQAITWEARLGQEGLVDEPLRPWFHFVAHFSTPRAFVGDAMKKSVGRSVKKEEAKGGGGGGDVGTAEGSGGDVAMGKIAAEVGEIMEGGAHPYDFRVSGPRNLPSPNWRDLISSNWRDPKYKRMAISCFVQVAYLLELDRQENRMGDDGLAPKWWKPFKYKLVQVLVDERDGSIYGAVLEWDRLAAMSDLVVMRPLGAPRAVLALRGTLLKSPTARRDIEDDLRYLAWESLKGSVRFNGALDAVKHAIERYGGNNVCIGGHSLGASFALQVGKALAKEGVFVECHLFNPPSVSLAMTLRIAGEKAGKAWKQFRAARASSDGIVAAAAVEGNRVRAEAEKWMPYLYVNNSDYICCYYTDRSGAATDTSPDKPETTGSSSAAAAAAKRILLSKGPKKFLEAHGLQQWWSDDIELQTVVHDSKLLNRQLRSLYTANPQH, from the exons ATGCTTgctcatttaagccaacatgtAGGAGTGGACCGGGAGCAGGCAATAACTTGGGAAGCAAGACTCGGACAGGAGGGACTAGTGGATGAGCCTCTGCGGCCCTGGTTTCACTTCGTCGCCCATTTCTCGACTCCTCGTGCGTTCGTCGGCGACGCCATGAAAAAATCGGTAGGAAGGAGTGTCAAGAAGGAAGAAgcaaaaggaggaggaggagggggagatgTTGGCACAGCAGAAGGGAGCGGTGGTGATGTGGCGATGGGGAAGATAGCGGCCGAAGTTGGGGAAATAATGGAGGGAGGAGCGCATCCTTACGATTTCCGCGTCTCCGGCCCTCGCAACCTCCCCTCCCCTAACTGGAGAGATCTCATCAGTTCTAACTG GAGGGATCCGAAATACAAGCGGATGGCGATATCATGCTTCGTACAGGTTGCGTACTTGCTCGAGCTAGATAGGCAAGAAAACAGAATGGGCGATGACGGTCTCGCCCCGAAGTGGTGGAAGCCTTTCAAGTATAAGCTGGTGCAGGTTCTCGTTGACGAAAGAGACGGTTCGATTTATGGCGCCGTTCTTGAATGGGACCGCTTGGCTGCCATGTCCGATCTCGTGGTAATGAGACCGCTTGGTGCCCCCAGAGCCGTGCTTGCGCTCAGGGGAACGCTTCTGAAGAGCCCTACTGCGAGAAGAGATATCGAGGATGATCTTCGGTACCTGGCATGGGAGAGCTTGAAGGGCTCGGTGCGCTTTAATGGAGCTCTGGATGCGGTGAAGCATGCCATCGAGAGATATGGAGGTAACAATGTGTGCATAGGCGGGCACTCGCTGGGAGCCAGCTTTGCGCTTCAGGTCGGCAAAGCCCTTGCAAAGGAAGGTGTATTCGTGGAGTGCCATCTGTTCAATCCCCCGTCGGTTTCGCTTGCCATGACCCTACGGATTGCGGGGGAGAAGGCTGGCAAAGCCTGGAAGCAATTTAGAGCCGCGAGGGCTTCCAGCGATGGAATTGTTGCTGCAGCTGCAGTAGAAGGGAATAGAGTACGTGCAGAAGCTGAGAAATGGATGCCGTATTTGTACGTGAATAACAGCGACTACATTTGCTGCTACTATACAGATCGCTCGGGAGCTGCAACTGATACTTCTCCCGACAAACCAGAAACGACAGGTAGTAGcagtgctgctgctgcagccGCAAAGCGGATTCTGTTGTCTAAAGGGCCAAAGAAGTTTCTAGAAGCTCATGGGTTGCAGCAATGGTGGTCTGACGATATTGAGTTGCAAACGGTTGTCCACGACAGCAAGCTCCTGAACAGGCAGCTAAGGTCGCTGTATACCGCCAACCCGCAGCACTAA
- the LOC109710102 gene encoding uncharacterized protein At2g34460, chloroplastic isoform X1, with amino-acid sequence MLALRRIIIPYSTLAFPVVIKFSPPKMQAMATSSDAIELEEEKEGEEEKKKRNIFVAGSTGRTGRRIVEKLLSRGFAVRAGATDLDRAGSSLPQSPDLQLVRADVTEGADKLAQAIGGADAVVCATGFRRSWDLFAPWKVDNLGTVNLVEACRKAGVNRFILISSILVNGAAMGQILNPAYIVLNVFGLTLIAKLQAEQYVRKSGINYTIIRPGGLRDEPAAGNIIMEPEDTLYEGSISRDQVADVAVEALECPESFYKVVEIVARADTPNRSIKDLFSSIKQK; translated from the exons atgctTGCTCTCCGTAGAATTATTATCCCTTACTCAACTCTCGCCTTCCCCGTTGTCATCAAATTTTCGCCTCCGAAGATGCAGGCTATGGCTACGAGCTCCGACGCGAtagagctcgaggaggagaaggagggggaggaggagaagaagaagaggaatatTTTTGTAGCGGGGTCGACGGGGCGGACTGGCAGGAGAATCGTGGAGAAGTTGCTGTCCAGAGGGTTTGCCGTCAGGGCGGGCGCCACCGACCTCGACAGGGCCGGAAGCAGCCTCCCTCAGAGCCCCGACCTGCAGCTC GTGAGGGCCGACGTCACGGAGGGGGCGGACAAGTTGGCCCAGGCGATTGGCGGCGCCGACGCCGTGGTTTGCGCTACAGGATTCAGGCGATCGTGGGATCTTTTTGCCCCCTGGAAG GTAGACAACCTCGGCACGGTGAACCTCGTGGAGGCATGTCGGAAAGCTGGGGTGAACAGATTCATACTTATCAGTTCAATTCTGGTCAATGGAGCGGCGATGGGCCAAATCCTGAATCCAGCTTATATTGTTCTCAATGTGTTTGGACTGACATTAATAGCAAAACTGCAGGCCGAGCAATACGTTAGAAAATCTGGTATTAATTACACAATTATACGACCCGGCGGCTTAAGGGACGAACCCGCTGCTGGAAATATAATCATGGAACCGGAG GATACGCTCTATGAAGGTTCAATATCCAGAGATCAGGTGGCAGATGTTGCAGTCGAAGCGTTGGAGTGCCCAGAGTCCTTCTACAAAGTTGTTGAGATTGTTGCACGTGCTGACACTCCAAATCGCTCAATCAAGGATTTATTCAGTTCTATCAAGCAAAAGTAA